Proteins from a genomic interval of Chryseobacterium indologenes:
- a CDS encoding APC family permease, whose protein sequence is MELRIHPFPKNNYPKKGLLIKGASPLIWLQEMEILGIDLSGVQAYAIPDNEPHILYGCFLVFKDHAPQEIGRNAYFQWVDDRLFIPENSTFYPKITPEDWQQLDAPFIIMHPGFGLVKLSEPIDWIALIQDPGKISEPVRRPLNGVKIPQKIESYTVEMDDEKVLETLEPRQTEEEWMNNLPFDLKKVMAGNKKEIEKYLKYIEKYPERAIELGVPLDVMGTSRGNGFAKFTWLEGLFGTNQEGKPETAGTKKFRKIFWAVIAIAIVLRIVLPSDNNTSEGETTGKSSGTVFTDAVKAPSDMIAFQSGTSEIDQKIDSMYFLKRRGLSNELLTAGMMEAKNEKEKKEYKKSGGREVSEIGHDIEKLGNREQKSRDSLKIIYTKRIKKHIEEKTENLKRKISDSLKQYTKGKPVNGDVVKYLLKKRQALIEDSLGRLYGTVDLADPSRYYGKNSKITGIDTGGSIKKEDTPVSDVLYLVIAMIGAVGLYSFIVKGKFFNLGGDHVPGWIKFFLIAVLVAMLVYLFYPLVKMFGYNWFVWLLVICVMLLLYRLFREDKTILNSEDDE, encoded by the coding sequence ATGGAGCTTAGAATACACCCTTTTCCGAAAAATAATTATCCTAAAAAAGGCCTTTTAATTAAAGGGGCTTCACCGCTGATATGGCTTCAGGAAATGGAAATCCTCGGTATTGACCTTAGCGGTGTACAGGCATATGCTATTCCGGATAACGAACCCCATATTCTCTATGGATGTTTTCTCGTTTTTAAAGATCATGCTCCTCAGGAAATTGGCAGGAATGCCTATTTTCAATGGGTGGATGACAGGCTTTTTATTCCGGAAAATAGTACATTTTATCCTAAAATTACTCCTGAAGACTGGCAACAGCTGGATGCCCCTTTTATTATCATGCATCCCGGATTTGGACTGGTAAAACTGTCCGAACCTATAGATTGGATAGCATTAATTCAGGATCCGGGAAAAATCAGTGAGCCCGTCAGAAGGCCGCTGAACGGAGTAAAAATCCCTCAGAAAATAGAAAGTTATACGGTTGAAATGGATGATGAAAAAGTCCTTGAAACATTAGAACCGCGACAAACTGAGGAAGAATGGATGAATAACCTGCCATTTGATCTTAAAAAAGTAATGGCCGGAAACAAAAAAGAAATAGAAAAGTATTTAAAATATATTGAAAAATATCCGGAAAGGGCTATAGAATTGGGAGTTCCTCTGGATGTCATGGGAACGTCTCGTGGAAATGGCTTTGCAAAATTTACCTGGCTGGAAGGTTTATTCGGAACTAACCAGGAAGGTAAACCGGAGACTGCCGGGACCAAAAAATTTCGTAAAATTTTCTGGGCAGTCATTGCCATAGCTATTGTTTTAAGAATTGTATTGCCATCAGATAACAATACATCAGAAGGAGAGACAACGGGAAAATCGTCGGGAACTGTTTTCACAGATGCTGTAAAGGCCCCGTCAGATATGATTGCCTTCCAGTCCGGAACCTCTGAAATCGATCAGAAAATAGATTCTATGTACTTCCTCAAAAGAAGAGGTCTTTCCAATGAACTTCTTACAGCTGGTATGATGGAAGCCAAAAATGAGAAGGAGAAAAAAGAATATAAAAAATCAGGAGGCAGGGAAGTAAGTGAAATAGGACACGATATTGAAAAACTGGGAAACAGAGAACAAAAAAGCAGGGATTCACTTAAAATTATTTACACCAAAAGAATTAAAAAGCATATTGAAGAAAAAACAGAAAATTTAAAACGTAAAATATCAGATTCCCTGAAACAATATACCAAAGGAAAACCTGTAAATGGGGATGTCGTCAAATACCTTTTGAAGAAAAGACAGGCACTCATCGAAGACTCTCTGGGAAGGTTATACGGAACTGTTGACCTGGCTGATCCTTCACGGTATTACGGGAAAAACTCAAAAATCACAGGAATTGATACAGGAGGAAGTATAAAGAAGGAAGACACTCCGGTGTCGGATGTTTTATATCTGGTGATAGCGATGATTGGTGCAGTGGGGTTATATTCTTTCATTGTCAAAGGCAAATTTTTTAATCTCGGTGGAGATCATGTACCGGGATGGATCAAATTTTTCCTGATTGCGGTCCTGGTGGCAATGCTGGTGTATCTTTTTTATCCGTTGGTGAAAATGTTCGGTTATAATTGGTTTGTTTGGCTGCTTGTAATCTGCGTGATGCTGCTTCTGTACCGTCTTTTCAGGGAGGATAAAACAATTTTAAACTCAGAAGATGATGAATAG
- a CDS encoding penicillin-binding protein, which translates to MTIQRAHINAELCKSPLNKGLFAYDEMIWNEVKCADFGNYLL; encoded by the coding sequence ATGACAATACAAAGAGCACATATCAATGCAGAACTATGCAAAAGTCCTTTAAATAAAGGATTATTCGCGTATGATGAGATGATATGGAATGAGGTGAAATGTGCTGACTTTGGAAATTATTTACTGTAA